The following coding sequences lie in one Candidatus Neomarinimicrobiota bacterium genomic window:
- the fliQ gene encoding flagellar biosynthesis protein FliQ has product MTTDYVIFLGRETLTTAIFILAPVLGSALLVGLAIAIFQAITSIHEMTLTFIPKIAVVGLVLLILMPWILNMIMDFVQEVYSQIPLMVE; this is encoded by the coding sequence ATGACGACAGATTATGTAATTTTTTTAGGGAGGGAAACATTGACCACTGCAATCTTTATACTTGCGCCCGTTTTAGGTAGTGCACTTCTGGTGGGTCTTGCAATTGCAATATTCCAGGCTATCACCTCAATCCATGAAATGACCTTGACTTTTATTCCAAAGATTGCAGTAGTAGGTCTTGTTTTATTAATTCTGATGCCCTGGATACTTAATATGATTATGGACTTCGTTCAGGAGGTTTATAGTCAAATACCGTTAATGGTAGAGTAG
- the fliP gene encoding flagellar type III secretion system pore protein FliP (The bacterial flagellar biogenesis protein FliP forms a type III secretion system (T3SS)-type pore required for flagellar assembly.): MIKRYKVIILLAFLMAPMIVYSQTPLPRVTIGIDESQRPEDFVLSIKIVILLTILALAPSILIMMTSFVRLIIVFHFIRTSLATQTVPPNQLLVGLALFITFFIMKPVINEINENAIQPYLSREITQSQAIERSIKPLKKFMLSQTRAKDLQLFIDMRGEGLPQSPDELSLSIVVPAFIISELKTGFQIGFLLYLPMLLIDMLVASVLLSLGMMMLPPIMISMPFKILLFVLVDGWHLIVESLVKGFMR, encoded by the coding sequence ATGATAAAGAGATATAAGGTAATCATATTATTGGCGTTTTTAATGGCTCCTATGATTGTATATTCTCAAACACCATTGCCAAGGGTAACTATTGGAATTGACGAATCTCAGCGTCCCGAGGATTTTGTGCTGTCTATAAAGATAGTTATACTGCTTACCATATTGGCGCTTGCACCATCCATCTTAATTATGATGACATCTTTTGTAAGGTTAATTATAGTATTCCATTTTATTAGAACTTCACTTGCTACTCAGACAGTCCCGCCAAATCAGTTGCTTGTTGGATTGGCGTTATTCATAACATTTTTCATCATGAAACCTGTAATTAATGAAATAAATGAAAATGCGATTCAGCCATATTTAAGTAGGGAAATAACGCAGTCGCAAGCAATAGAGCGATCTATCAAGCCTTTGAAAAAATTTATGCTATCGCAGACAAGAGCTAAGGACTTACAGCTGTTTATAGATATGAGAGGTGAAGGATTGCCGCAAAGCCCCGATGAGCTTTCTCTATCGATAGTTGTACCTGCTTTTATAATAAGTGAGCTTAAAACAGGATTTCAGATAGGATTTCTCCTTTACCTTCCAATGCTACTGATAGATATGCTTGTTGCTAGTGTTCTGTTATCTCTTGGAATGATGATGTTACCTCCAATTATGATTTCAATGCCTTTTAAAATACTACTTTTTGTGCTTGTGGATGGATGGCATTTGATTGTTGAATCTTTAGTAAAGGGATTTATGAGATGA
- a CDS encoding flagellar biosynthetic protein FliO, with product MRSNLLSNNNSQKKRGNLLLAAIFFAIALIGILMMVNNPSYENLSQKTIEDTIKVSEESIVGNQAGKEINFYTFILKTMLITGIIIILILIIARFIKIKGFKNSTFGQNIKIIGRKYLSPKQYLLIIDVYGKKILLGVTEHSINKLDEFEVQDEFSENSISDAKKRIEGNIIEKINLKKRQDDKEI from the coding sequence ATGAGAAGTAACCTCTTAAGTAACAATAATTCCCAGAAAAAAAGGGGGAATTTATTACTTGCGGCAATATTTTTTGCTATAGCTCTAATTGGTATTTTGATGATGGTGAATAATCCTTCGTATGAAAATCTGTCTCAGAAGACAATAGAGGATACGATAAAGGTGTCTGAAGAAAGCATAGTTGGAAACCAGGCAGGCAAAGAGATTAATTTTTATACTTTTATTCTTAAAACTATGCTAATAACGGGGATAATTATAATTCTGATACTGATTATAGCTAGGTTTATAAAAATAAAAGGATTCAAAAATTCGACTTTTGGGCAGAATATAAAAATCATTGGCAGGAAATATTTATCTCCAAAACAGTATTTATTAATAATCGATGTATATGGTAAAAAGATTTTACTTGGAGTGACTGAGCATAGCATTAACAAATTAGATGAATTCGAAGTTCAGGATGAGTTTTCCGAAAATAGTATATCAGATGCTAAAAAAAGAATTGAAGGCAATATAATAGAGAAGATTAATCTGAAAAAAAGACAGGATGATAAAGAGATATAA
- the fliN gene encoding flagellar motor switch protein FliN produces MKIEEFKKEFENNFDNLFKIINEVLSQITGKEYKVKYAIEGVASLLPEYIDFEYPFLALKFKIESSKVFNNVILLNQEFSNFLYSMLLGEGNEDMQLSEETCDGIKEIFNQVFGQIRTNLKDGEKINATDIDVQIIAKSTYLDGIEKTDSNFLVTYSLKAEELNFRVFHYISYEKVSKTEKGGDKIEVSEAEFRNLVEEKVVEETTNMDILMDVELEIVAELGRKILPIRDLLRLGKGSVVELDKAAGEPLDIYVNGRKFAEGEVVVVDDAFGIRITQFTSNNRMKR; encoded by the coding sequence ATGAAGATTGAGGAATTTAAGAAAGAGTTTGAAAATAATTTTGATAATTTGTTTAAAATAATCAATGAAGTTCTAAGTCAGATAACAGGTAAGGAATATAAAGTAAAATATGCTATAGAGGGTGTGGCAAGTTTGCTTCCTGAATACATCGATTTTGAATATCCTTTTCTAGCTTTAAAGTTTAAGATTGAATCCAGTAAAGTTTTTAATAATGTAATATTACTTAATCAGGAATTCAGTAACTTTTTATATTCTATGTTATTGGGTGAAGGAAATGAAGATATGCAATTAAGTGAAGAGACTTGTGATGGCATCAAGGAAATTTTTAATCAGGTCTTCGGCCAAATAAGGACAAATTTAAAAGATGGTGAGAAGATTAATGCAACAGATATAGATGTACAGATAATAGCTAAAAGTACCTATCTTGATGGAATAGAGAAAACGGACTCGAACTTTTTAGTAACGTATAGTCTCAAAGCTGAAGAATTAAACTTTAGAGTATTTCACTATATATCTTATGAAAAAGTTTCGAAAACTGAGAAGGGAGGGGATAAAATAGAGGTAAGTGAAGCAGAATTCAGAAATCTTGTAGAGGAGAAAGTTGTTGAAGAGACAACCAATATGGATATTTTGATGGATGTGGAGCTTGAGATAGTAGCGGAACTTGGTAGAAAGATTTTACCTATTAGAGATCTTTTACGACTTGGTAAAGGAAGCGTTGTAGAGTTGGATAAGGCTGCTGGAGAACCACTGGATATATATGTAAATGGAAGAAAATTTGCTGAGGGTGAAGTAGTAGTTGTTGATGATGCTTTTGGTATAAGAATAACTCAGTTTACATCAAATAACAGGATGAAACGATGA
- the fliM gene encoding flagellar motor switch protein FliM yields MGRILSQEEIDELLGSVISGKTEEPAEIKKKKKITTYDFRRPSIISKDQLRLLEQIHERFARNLSVFLSAQMRMIVEVKLLGIDQIMYSEFMMSLSSPSAIWVGTINEPFTKFVLEISPQVVIFIVERLFGGRGTLSTVFRPISVIEQNVMTKIVDRIAKEISDNWKFLKEFDCRFNQFERDPEFVQILSSSEPVVAISIELNIRGKSALMNLCYPYIWISTIFSMSDVQEKIMFGGKEVEKEEKKLINDNIRGTTVTLRAILGRMNIRMKEFLELDLGDILRLDKSITDLIDIYCSNKLLYKGVPGKSRNKIAIKVSEIVREDNYED; encoded by the coding sequence ATGGGCAGAATTTTATCACAGGAAGAAATAGATGAATTATTAGGTAGTGTAATATCAGGTAAGACAGAAGAACCAGCCGAGATAAAAAAGAAGAAAAAAATTACCACCTATGACTTTAGAAGACCCAGTATCATATCCAAGGATCAGTTGAGGCTACTCGAACAAATTCATGAACGATTTGCCAGGAATTTAAGTGTATTTCTGTCCGCGCAAATGAGGATGATAGTTGAAGTTAAGCTATTGGGTATTGACCAGATTATGTATTCAGAATTTATGATGTCACTATCTTCACCATCGGCTATATGGGTCGGTACAATTAATGAACCCTTTACCAAGTTTGTACTTGAGATAAGTCCACAGGTGGTAATTTTTATTGTTGAAAGGCTTTTTGGGGGAAGAGGGACACTTTCTACGGTTTTTCGCCCTATTTCAGTAATTGAGCAAAATGTAATGACAAAGATTGTTGATAGAATTGCAAAGGAAATTTCAGATAATTGGAAATTTCTTAAGGAGTTCGATTGCAGATTTAATCAATTTGAAAGAGATCCAGAGTTCGTTCAAATTTTGTCATCATCAGAACCGGTTGTTGCTATAAGTATTGAATTAAATATTAGAGGAAAGAGTGCGCTGATGAATCTGTGCTATCCTTATATATGGATATCCACAATCTTTTCCATGTCAGATGTGCAGGAAAAAATAATGTTTGGAGGCAAGGAAGTTGAAAAGGAAGAAAAAAAGCTTATAAATGATAATATAAGGGGTACGACGGTAACACTACGGGCGATTCTTGGAAGGATGAACATAAGAATGAAAGAATTTCTTGAACTTGATCTAGGTGATATTTTAAGGCTTGACAAATCAATAACTGATCTCATTGATATTTATTGTTCAAATAAACTCTTATATAAGGGTGTCCCAGGAAAGTCCAGAAATAAAATTGCTATAAAAGTAAGTGAAATAGTAAGAGAGGATAATTATGAAGATTGA
- a CDS encoding flagellar basal body-associated FliL family protein: MPEEEKTQKDSLRKFFRYLIFALLAIVISLASFFITRRVILPKIFEKRLRNDIRVELGLDSVLADQSIEEEIFSGEESLAVEIKDTSSLFDSLLAKKDSVEEKSAGFLSKLFGKKGEKESDGRGREIGNIVVFEDITVNTNKSEGLRFVLVSLAIETMDKKVAQEIKDRSPQLNDFFINYFRSKTALEIAKLDFQEQSKRELKQKLNEMLSSGKVDSIYYTKLILQ; this comes from the coding sequence ATGCCAGAAGAAGAAAAGACTCAAAAAGATAGCCTCAGAAAGTTCTTTAGGTATTTGATATTTGCTTTGTTAGCTATTGTAATTTCGTTAGCATCTTTTTTTATCACGCGTAGGGTAATATTACCAAAAATATTTGAAAAAAGGTTAAGAAATGATATAAGGGTCGAATTGGGATTGGATTCTGTGCTCGCTGATCAGAGTATAGAGGAGGAAATATTTTCTGGAGAAGAAAGCCTGGCAGTTGAAATAAAAGATACATCATCTTTATTTGATTCTCTTTTAGCTAAAAAAGATTCTGTGGAAGAGAAATCCGCTGGGTTTTTATCAAAGTTATTTGGAAAAAAAGGAGAAAAAGAGTCTGATGGAAGAGGTAGAGAAATAGGGAATATTGTAGTATTTGAAGATATAACAGTGAATACCAATAAATCAGAAGGATTAAGATTTGTATTGGTATCACTGGCTATTGAAACAATGGATAAGAAAGTTGCACAGGAAATAAAAGATAGATCACCTCAGCTAAATGATTTCTTTATTAATTATTTCAGATCGAAAACAGCTCTTGAAATCGCGAAGTTAGATTTTCAAGAGCAATCAAAAAGGGAGTTAAAGCAAAAATTAAATGAGATGCTCAGCTCTGGCAAGGTAGATAGTATCTATTATACAAAATTGATTTTACAATAG
- a CDS encoding flagellar motor protein MotB, which produces MARKKREDLKPPGSPHWMTTYSDMVTLLLTFFVLLISFSSINKILFDRAMFSIRGALGVLNKNVSILNNPTTPKESMIDQRRRVALYRNINAMKEIARKMGYEKDISVEETPTGFLIRMGSRVLFDLGSADLKPEAYPILKIVGDMLKEDVAEVIVCGHTDDLPIRSGKFPSNWELSTARALSVVKYLINNVGVPPEILVSAGYSQYRPIAPNISEENRQKNRRVEFLVTWR; this is translated from the coding sequence ATGGCTAGAAAAAAAAGAGAAGATTTAAAACCACCTGGTTCCCCTCATTGGATGACTACATATTCTGATATGGTTACACTTCTATTAACATTTTTTGTGTTGCTTATATCTTTTTCATCAATAAATAAGATTCTTTTTGATAGAGCAATGTTTTCTATAAGAGGCGCTTTAGGGGTTTTGAATAAAAACGTTTCAATTTTAAACAATCCTACAACGCCGAAGGAAAGCATGATTGATCAGAGAAGGAGAGTAGCATTATATAGGAACATAAATGCTATGAAAGAAATAGCCAGAAAGATGGGGTATGAAAAGGATATATCAGTTGAGGAGACTCCAACAGGATTTCTAATAAGGATGGGTAGTAGAGTTCTATTTGATTTAGGGAGTGCGGACTTGAAGCCTGAGGCATATCCGATATTAAAAATTGTTGGAGATATGTTAAAAGAGGATGTAGCAGAAGTTATTGTATGTGGTCACACCGATGACTTACCTATAAGATCTGGTAAATTTCCATCCAACTGGGAGCTATCTACAGCAAGAGCTTTAAGCGTTGTGAAATATCTGATTAATAATGTGGGTGTCCCTCCTGAAATACTGGTGTCTGCTGGATATTCTCAGTATAGACCAATTGCTCCGAATATAAGTGAAGAAAACAGACAAAAAAACAGACGTGTTGAATTCCTTGTTACATGGCGATAA
- a CDS encoding motility protein A: protein MDLATILGIIAGLGLVFYSITSGGDLTTFIHVPSMLIVFGGTFAAILVNFPMSEIISVMSVVRKAFSDDRRKAISLVHQFVELSKKSRKEGLLSIDKELNKIGDEYMRNGLEMVVDGMDQDTIRDIMETELTYLIERHKKGQQIFTSLGTFSPAFGMIGTLIGLILMLRKLEDPTAIGGGMALALITTFYGVLAANLVFLPIAGKLKNRSDDEVIIKEMIIEGVLAIQNGEHPRILYKKLLNYLPPKMRIESTKEEQ from the coding sequence ATGGATTTAGCGACAATTTTGGGTATTATAGCTGGGCTTGGGTTAGTATTTTATTCCATAACATCTGGTGGTGACCTCACAACTTTTATTCATGTTCCATCTATGCTTATTGTTTTTGGTGGTACTTTTGCTGCAATACTTGTTAATTTCCCCATGTCTGAGATTATAAGTGTGATGAGTGTTGTAAGGAAAGCATTTTCGGATGATAGGAGAAAGGCGATATCACTTGTTCATCAATTTGTAGAGTTGTCGAAGAAGTCAAGGAAAGAGGGTTTGCTATCAATTGATAAGGAACTAAATAAAATTGGTGATGAATATATGAGAAATGGACTGGAGATGGTTGTCGACGGAATGGACCAGGACACGATAAGAGATATAATGGAAACAGAATTGACGTATTTAATAGAAAGGCATAAAAAGGGGCAGCAAATTTTTACATCCTTAGGGACATTCTCACCTGCTTTTGGAATGATTGGTACCCTGATTGGGCTTATACTTATGTTAAGAAAATTGGAAGATCCGACGGCAATAGGAGGAGGCATGGCACTAGCATTGATAACTACATTTTATGGAGTGCTTGCTGCCAATCTTGTATTCCTGCCAATAGCGGGGAAATTGAAGAATAGGTCCGATGATGAAGTAATAATTAAAGAGATGATAATTGAGGGTGTACTTGCTATACAAAATGGAGAACATCCAAGAATTCTATATAAAAAGTTGCTAAATTACTTACCACCAAAGATGAGGATTGAATCAACTAAGGAAGAGCAATAA
- a CDS encoding flagellar hook-basal body complex protein: protein MFSFYIPTSALNEQKKALELMGENIANLNTPGFKNCRVTFIEALGTVTGKNQMLFRQGALTYTGNVTDLAIKGKSFFILKHGDETYYTRAGAFQVDEMGKLVNVDGYNVQGWMYDITANSETRVSNSITDIVIDPDLILPARATENVWLSGNLNAGLESTREEWATGTAFRKKAIVEGTTDLSGGITITAGTNDQFRIIFDPQFGETITQDITITAGNYADADALASEINTQIQGTSLDGKVKAEADASGQYIRIKAIDGYSGTQITLNEIGSGTFLNDIGINDGAQAISGDVADESTELNDLLQVTSDLIGGDTFNISGTDKDGNNISGTFTYGSGNDGTTLSDLISVINNLYSGYSTATLSDGKIVLSDDVPGDSSTTISLTADTGNTGVMSVPGFVNTVAGYTANTSASMVVFDSLGQSHNITIVFKKTGTAGEWEWEVKTSTEETIVSGGTGRILFDADGDLVGFLYDGGVDALRLRLANGADDLEIKIHSEEQEGVSSGVTQYNAVSTLHTKYRDGRESGYLSEFKIEGDGSIIGYFTNGEEAKIAQIALAKFTNPAGLKKAGGSNFLPTENSGFPNIGEAESLDSTIESGNLELSTVDLAEEFTKMIEAQRAYQAAARVVSTLEQIADVTTNLKR from the coding sequence ATGTTTTCCTTTTACATTCCAACTTCAGCATTAAATGAGCAGAAAAAAGCCCTTGAACTAATGGGTGAAAATATTGCAAATCTAAACACTCCGGGATTTAAAAATTGCAGAGTAACCTTTATAGAAGCACTTGGGACGGTTACTGGGAAAAATCAGATGCTGTTTAGACAGGGAGCTCTCACTTATACAGGTAATGTTACTGATCTAGCTATCAAGGGGAAGAGCTTCTTTATACTGAAACATGGTGATGAAACTTATTATACCAGAGCTGGTGCATTTCAGGTAGATGAAATGGGTAAACTTGTAAATGTGGATGGTTATAATGTACAGGGATGGATGTATGATATTACAGCTAACAGTGAGACAAGAGTGAGTAACTCTATTACAGATATTGTAATAGATCCGGATCTGATATTGCCAGCTCGAGCAACTGAAAATGTATGGCTTTCAGGTAATCTTAATGCGGGGCTGGAGTCAACCCGTGAGGAATGGGCAACTGGTACAGCATTTCGGAAGAAAGCTATTGTTGAGGGAACTACCGATTTGAGTGGTGGAATTACGATTACAGCTGGAACTAATGACCAGTTCAGAATAATTTTTGATCCACAGTTTGGAGAGACAATTACACAGGATATTACGATTACCGCGGGTAATTATGCTGATGCTGATGCTTTAGCTAGTGAAATTAATACACAAATACAGGGCACCAGCCTTGATGGCAAAGTTAAGGCTGAAGCTGATGCATCAGGGCAGTATATTAGAATCAAAGCGATAGATGGATATAGTGGAACGCAGATTACTCTCAATGAAATAGGAAGTGGCACATTTCTAAATGATATCGGAATAAATGATGGTGCTCAGGCTATTTCAGGAGATGTAGCTGATGAGTCAACAGAGCTAAATGATCTTTTACAGGTTACTTCGGATCTAATTGGTGGAGATACTTTTAATATAAGTGGTACTGACAAAGATGGTAATAATATATCAGGGACCTTCACATATGGATCAGGAAACGATGGTACAACTTTAAGTGATTTGATTAGTGTTATAAATAATCTATATTCAGGATATTCAACAGCTACTTTGAGCGATGGGAAAATAGTTCTCTCTGATGACGTTCCAGGTGATAGCTCAACAACAATCAGTCTAACCGCAGATACTGGCAATACGGGGGTTATGTCAGTACCGGGCTTTGTTAATACTGTGGCTGGTTATACTGCCAATACCTCAGCATCGATGGTTGTATTTGATAGTCTTGGACAAAGTCATAATATAACTATTGTATTTAAGAAGACTGGTACAGCTGGAGAGTGGGAATGGGAAGTCAAAACATCTACCGAAGAGACAATAGTTTCGGGCGGTACAGGAAGGATACTTTTTGATGCCGATGGTGATCTTGTAGGATTCCTTTATGATGGAGGAGTCGATGCATTAAGATTGCGTCTTGCCAATGGAGCAGATGATCTGGAAATAAAGATACATTCTGAAGAGCAGGAAGGTGTATCCAGTGGTGTGACACAGTACAACGCGGTATCAACTCTACATACAAAGTATAGAGATGGACGTGAATCAGGTTATTTAAGTGAGTTTAAAATCGAAGGTGATGGTTCTATAATCGGATATTTTACAAATGGAGAGGAAGCAAAAATTGCCCAGATAGCCCTTGCGAAGTTTACGAATCCAGCAGGATTGAAAAAAGCCGGTGGAAGTAATTTCCTACCGACTGAGAATAGTGGTTTTCCAAATATTGGAGAGGCAGAGTCTCTGGATAGTACTATCGAATCAGGGAATTTGGAATTGTCCACAGTTGATCTTGCTGAGGAATTTACAAAGATGATAGAGGCTCAGAGGGCGTATCAGGCAGCCGCAAGAGTAGTATCGACTTTAGAACAGATAGCAGATGTAACAACGAATCTGAAGAGATAA
- a CDS encoding Ig-like domain repeat protein, producing the protein MDELSGITSNNLSQSLEGLTENFKLNKNEFLQLLIKELQYQDPLSPMSNQEFTSHLAQLSSLEQLSSINKSLQEGIQVDTYLTQILNNTLATTLIGKKVKAIGSTINISNGQAESIYFRLNSSAKKVVASIYDSSGNLVKKIEKENVSSGENSIKWDAKDSDGNTVIDGEYRFEVKAYDKDGNSINVTTYLVGIVSGVKYEDGRAILMVGDEKIAFSNVMEILDMGNIVKKISEDEL; encoded by the coding sequence ATGGATGAGTTAAGTGGAATAACCTCAAATAATCTGTCACAAAGCCTGGAGGGGCTGACAGAAAATTTTAAGCTAAATAAGAATGAGTTTTTACAGCTTTTAATCAAGGAACTTCAGTATCAGGATCCTTTATCACCAATGAGTAACCAGGAATTCACTTCACATCTTGCACAACTGTCTTCTCTAGAGCAGCTAAGCAGTATTAATAAAAGTCTTCAGGAAGGAATACAAGTTGATACCTACCTAACTCAAATATTAAATAATACTCTTGCTACTACACTAATAGGTAAGAAAGTTAAGGCAATTGGCAGTACGATCAATATTTCAAATGGTCAGGCAGAAAGCATCTATTTCAGGTTGAATTCTAGTGCCAAAAAGGTGGTTGCTAGTATTTATGATTCATCCGGTAACCTTGTAAAAAAAATTGAAAAAGAAAATGTGTCATCAGGTGAAAATAGCATTAAGTGGGATGCAAAAGATTCCGATGGTAATACAGTCATTGACGGAGAATACAGATTTGAAGTAAAAGCGTATGATAAAGACGGAAATAGTATTAATGTGACCACATATCTGGTTGGAATAGTTTCTGGAGTTAAGTATGAAGATGGTAGAGCAATACTTATGGTTGGTGACGAAAAAATTGCTTTTTCGAATGTTATGGAAATTCTGGATATGGGAAATATAGTAAAAAAGATCAGTGAGGATGAGCTATGA
- a CDS encoding flagellar hook-length control protein FliK, producing the protein MNEKINLLELLKKNGIGVIPGIGIKPANTFPKSFLEILMKNLSGKIGSINLHILAKNLKSSRGSNLCKYADIKDISGIKSISAKSISILLRKNNGIRIGSDENEKHNVLENIRCSISVDKNIVDAKSDKFGETYNITDNHEVVLKSSNVKVSAKSVKDIVEDGELRVQKGGIIDREGELFPHRKSVIIKSPENHGKLTDGINDLKTNEKADIIKMRGSDIVTTNNDKLKLDRGKRIETNTKVAVNIDPTLKQNPKSERQQEAGKFNNSSLKVSQSSDNDFKRHIKVKTDGLVDRKIKINNQKSVIAKDKNNALGHNIVNTKEEVVEGKKQSVELGKHLDNRDFVIVNSAKERKTQKVSHSGVDPQKVNEPIEADESRKKNAVGDNKDLNERLNLTLKNQTGRISNLRVDYESDKKQDSTKIIDEDRQLSDFAGKDVKKELVTRNNNTKLDGRQVKNESSTDKSIAFEQKVTQAKGEINDRYQQVNIRNLLINRIIEVHNQMFGSSNRIFRTTIRVDAGEYGDMVFIGRKNEDNERIEILVQNENIKEQIRKILPDIQNRIYQKGFSVDNIDVEVFNNRKENRHSAGDHTNNNNNFHSEKISDLSEKNDDRKEVKGFKDLGYNTMEILA; encoded by the coding sequence ATGAACGAGAAAATCAATTTATTAGAGTTACTGAAAAAAAATGGAATTGGCGTGATTCCCGGTATAGGAATTAAACCTGCAAATACATTCCCTAAGAGTTTTCTTGAAATACTGATGAAAAATCTTTCAGGTAAAATCGGTTCGATTAATCTGCATATTCTTGCGAAAAATTTAAAAAGTAGCAGGGGGTCGAATTTATGTAAGTACGCTGATATAAAAGATATTTCAGGGATTAAAAGTATTTCTGCAAAGTCAATTAGTATACTTTTAAGAAAAAATAATGGTATTAGGATAGGAAGTGATGAAAATGAGAAACATAACGTCCTAGAAAACATTCGTTGCAGTATCTCTGTAGATAAGAATATTGTGGATGCTAAAAGCGATAAGTTTGGAGAAACATATAATATCACAGATAATCATGAAGTGGTACTAAAAAGTAGCAATGTTAAAGTTTCAGCCAAGTCTGTAAAGGATATTGTAGAAGATGGAGAGCTAAGAGTTCAAAAGGGTGGAATTATAGATCGGGAAGGGGAATTATTTCCTCATAGAAAAAGTGTTATAATTAAATCCCCTGAAAACCACGGAAAGTTAACTGATGGGATAAATGATTTAAAGACTAATGAAAAGGCAGATATTATTAAAATGCGTGGCTCAGATATTGTAACAACAAATAATGATAAATTAAAGTTAGATCGTGGTAAAAGAATAGAAACAAATACAAAAGTAGCGGTAAATATTGATCCTACTCTGAAACAAAACCCAAAAAGTGAAAGACAGCAGGAAGCTGGTAAATTTAATAATAGTAGTTTAAAGGTTTCTCAGAGTAGTGATAATGATTTTAAGAGGCATATTAAGGTTAAGACAGATGGTTTAGTTGATAGAAAAATTAAGATTAATAACCAAAAAAGTGTAATTGCAAAAGATAAAAATAATGCTTTAGGCCATAATATAGTTAATACTAAAGAAGAAGTTGTGGAAGGTAAAAAGCAGAGCGTAGAGTTAGGAAAGCATTTAGATAATAGGGATTTTGTAATAGTAAATTCTGCTAAAGAAAGAAAAACTCAAAAAGTAAGTCATTCAGGAGTTGATCCTCAGAAAGTTAATGAACCTATTGAAGCTGATGAAAGTAGAAAGAAGAATGCTGTTGGTGATAATAAAGATCTTAATGAGCGGTTAAATCTTACCCTAAAGAATCAAACTGGTAGGATATCTAATTTGAGGGTCGATTATGAGTCTGATAAGAAACAAGATTCCACAAAAATTATTGATGAAGATAGACAATTATCTGATTTTGCAGGAAAAGATGTCAAAAAGGAACTGGTAACCAGAAACAATAACACAAAATTGGATGGTAGGCAGGTAAAAAATGAATCTTCTACCGATAAGAGCATAGCTTTTGAGCAAAAAGTTACCCAGGCGAAGGGTGAAATAAACGACAGGTATCAGCAGGTTAATATCAGAAATTTATTGATAAATAGGATTATCGAGGTTCACAATCAGATGTTTGGTAGTTCAAACAGAATTTTCAGGACAACTATTCGTGTTGATGCCGGTGAATATGGAGATATGGTGTTTATTGGAAGAAAAAATGAGGATAATGAAAGGATTGAAATACTGGTTCAGAATGAAAATATAAAAGAACAGATAAGGAAAATTTTGCCTGATATACAGAATAGAATCTATCAGAAAGGGTTTTCAGTTGATAATATAGATGTGGAGGTTTTCAATAACAGAAAGGAGAATAGACATAGCGCAGGTGATCATACCAATAATAATAATAATTTCCATTCAGAAAAAATTTCTGATTTATCAGAAAAAAATGATGATAGAAAGGAGGTAAAAGGTTTTAAGGACCTTGGTTATAACACAATGGAAATCCTCGCATAG